The Terriglobus roseus sequence TGCCATTCAACTGCAGCATGCCGACGGTGCCGGGCAGCAGCGATGGCCGCAGCATACCGGCCTCTGCATTCAGCGGGTTTCCCATAGGCACACCGCTGGTGCCGGGCGCAGCGAAGGTTACGGCATCGGCATCGCTGCAGAAGGTGCTGCTGATGGCCTCGGTCCAGCCGAGTGCACGGAGAATCTCTCGAACCCGGTCTTCCTTTGCAGCATGTGGCAACGCAGCAACGCCGCCGCTAAAGCTGGGCAGCGTGTCTGCGAAACGGTTATAGCCGTAGACGCGCGCGATCTCTTCGATCAGATCAATTTCACGTTCCAGATCGAGGCGCCACGACGGCAACGTGACCTCGAATGAACCCGCGTCTTCCGCAGGGCGAAGATGGCAGCCAAGCGCCTGCAAATACTGCTCGATGACCTCAGGTGGAACAAGATGACCAGACGGGCCGGCCTCAAGCGTAGTGCCCAGCAGGCGCTGCACTTCGTCCACGCTCAGCAGCACATGCGGACGCCTGGTTGTGCGTAGCTCCTGAGCTTCGACGACGACCTCTGTCATCGTGCCGACGGCTTCTCCACCACATGCCGCAATGACACCGCGAGTGACCAGCCGGTTTGCGAGTGCGCACGCGCCAAGATCAGCACCGCGCTCGTAGCGATGCGAAGCGTCCGTATGCAGACCATGCCGACGCGAGCTTGCTCGAATGGCCGCGGGATCGAACCACGCGGCTTCGACGAGGATGTTCTTCGTTTCTTCCGTCACACGCGAATCCCATCCGCCCATGACGCCAGCGAGGCCGAGCGCCTTCTGCTCATCAGCGACGACCAGGTCGTCCTTCGTGAGTGTCTTCTCGCTTCCGTCCAGCAGCTTGATGCGCTCCCCGGCATGCGCGCGACGAACGACGATGCTTCCCTCAAGTTTGTCGAGGTCGAACACATGTGTGGGCTGCCCCATGGCAAGCCACGTGTAGTTCGTGATATCGACTGCGTTGGAGATGGTTTTCTGTCCAAGCTGCTCAAAGCGTGTGGCAAGGATGCCCTCGCTTGCCTTGACCGTTACACCTCGAATCACCTGCGCAGTAAAGCGGCCGCAAAGGTCTTCCGCTTCAATGCGGACCGGGTAGCCGCCAGCAAAGTCACCGGCTGGTGCCGGGATATCGCATGCCAGCGACGGCAGCTTGGCGCCGACTGCGTCGCCCATTTCGGTGTGGACCACACGACGGTCTTCCAGCGTCAGCAAAGGGACGCCGTAAATAGTCGCAGCCTCGCGAGCGATGCCGTAATGGTTCATCGCATCGACACGGTTGGTCGTGATGTCCATCTCGAAAAGATGGCCGCCATCTGCAAGCTCATGCACGCCTTCGACGGCAATGCCGCGCAGCGTGAGATCTTCGGCTAACTGCCGGTCGTTTACTTCGAGCGCGGGAAGATATTCGCGCAGCCAATTCGACAAG is a genomic window containing:
- the pheT gene encoding phenylalanine--tRNA ligase subunit beta, producing MNILSNWLREYLPALEVNDRQLAEDLTLRGIAVEGVHELADGGHLFEMDITTNRVDAMNHYGIAREAATIYGVPLLTLEDRRVVHTEMGDAVGAKLPSLACDIPAPAGDFAGGYPVRIEAEDLCGRFTAQVIRGVTVKASEGILATRFEQLGQKTISNAVDITNYTWLAMGQPTHVFDLDKLEGSIVVRRAHAGERIKLLDGSEKTLTKDDLVVADEQKALGLAGVMGGWDSRVTEETKNILVEAAWFDPAAIRASSRRHGLHTDASHRYERGADLGACALANRLVTRGVIAACGGEAVGTMTEVVVEAQELRTTRRPHVLLSVDEVQRLLGTTLEAGPSGHLVPPEVIEQYLQALGCHLRPAEDAGSFEVTLPSWRLDLEREIDLIEEIARVYGYNRFADTLPSFSGGVAALPHAAKEDRVREILRALGWTEAISSTFCSDADAVTFAAPGTSGVPMGNPLNAEAGMLRPSLLPGTVGMLQLNGTRDVRSGRIFEYGTVFTGTIAQVVEHPSLALGAFGDAIATRTIDAADALFFEVKGAVEELLSRFVMPSPVFSSEGVPAWIEAGRGASLAVGGVTVGWLGELSTAECERRKLKEAAVVAELNIPALFEYVLRQPSAQEPSRYQAVERDFSFLFADSVQWKDVETAISTLGIAEMISLAPIEIFRDPKGKAVARGEYSLLLRTVFQSPERTLREEEITAWQDAIVASLLKLGGKHRAA